A genome region from Manihot esculenta cultivar AM560-2 chromosome 5, M.esculenta_v8, whole genome shotgun sequence includes the following:
- the LOC110615800 gene encoding protein transport protein SEC13 homolog B — MPSQKIETGHQDTVHDVVMDYYGKRIATASSDHTIKIIGVSNNTSQHLAQLTGHQGPVWQVAWAHPKFGSLLASCSYDGRIIIWKEGNQNEWTQAHVFDDHKSSVNSIAWAPHEVGLCLACGSSDGNISVFTARADGGWDTSRIDQAHPVGVTSVSWAPSTAPGALVGSALLDPVQKLCSGGCDNTVKVWKLYNGTWKMDCFPALHMHTDWVRDVAWAPNLGLPKSTIASASQDGKVIIWIVGKEGDQWEGKVLHDFKTPVWRVSWSLTGNILAVADGNNNVTLWKEAVDGEWQQVTTVDS; from the coding sequence ATGCCTTCTCAAAAGATTGAGACAGGTCATCAGGACACAGTCCATGATGTGGTTATGGATTATTATGGTAAGCGCATTGCTACTGCCTCATCGGACCACACAATTAAGATAATTGGTGTTAGCAACAATACTTCACAGCATCTTGCTCAGCTCACGGGCCATCAAGGACCTGTTTGGCAAGTAGCCTGGGCGCACCCAAAGTTTGGGTCCTTGCTTGCTTCATGTTCTTATGATGGGCGAATCATAATATGGAAGGAGGGCAATCAAAATGAGTGGACTCAAGCTCATGTTTTTGATGACCACAAATCATCTGTTAACTCCATTGCTTGGGCACCTCATGAGGTTGGTCTTTGTTTGGCATGTGGCTCTTCAGATGGAAATATATCAGTTTTTACTGCAAGAGCAGATGGTGGTTGGGACACATCCAGAATTGATCAGGCTCACCCAGTTGGAGTAACTTCAGTTTCTTGGGCCCCATCAACTGCACCTGGTGCTCTTGTTGGCTCTGCTTTGCTTGATCCTGTTCAGAAGCTTTGCTCAGGTGGTTGCGACAATACTGTGAAAGTGTGGAAGCTTTACAATGGAACTTGGAAGATGGACTGCTTTCCTGCCCTTCACATGCATACTGATTGGGTAAGGGATGTGGCATGGGCACCTAACTTGGGCCTTCCAAAATCAACTATTGCCAGTGCTTCTCAGGATGGGAAAGTTATTATATGGATTGTGGGAAAGGAAGGGGATCAATGGGAGGGTAAGGTCTTGCATGATTTCAAGACTCCTGTTTGGAGAGTCTCATGGTCGCTCACTGGAAATATTTTAGCTGTTGCTGATGGGAATAACAATGTGACATTGTGGAAAGAAGCTGTAGATGGAGAATGGCAACAGGTTACTACGGTTGATTCCTAG
- the LOC110614842 gene encoding uncharacterized protein LOC110614842: protein MRNIVHPTPKKRNLTASQNGVASFTTTTNPTPKKLKRLPHVFDRVLELPFNSDAEVFVQETKECFRFLANGGDITTTDDFQVHVMEILPGVTKIVVRGAQSVDQSSVEDLNIDMWRYRLPKTTLPEDGYCEMYRRAVGCHGFENFEFGGCRSRA, encoded by the coding sequence ATGAGAAATATAGTCCACCCAACTCCGAAGAAACGAAATCTCACCGCCTCCCAAAACGGTGTAGCTTCtttcaccaccaccaccaaccCTACCCCCAAGAAACTGAAGAGACTCCCTCACGTATTTGACAGAGTCCTGGAGCTTCCCTTCAACTCAGACGCCGAGGTTTTTGTCCAAGAAACTAAAGAATGTTTCCGTTTCCTCGCCAACGGTGGGGATATCACCACAACCGATGATTTTCAGGTTCATGTGATGGAGATATTACCTGGAGTGACAAAGATTGTAGTAAGAGGAGCGCAGAGTGTCGATCAATCTTCGGTGGAGGATCTCAATATCGACATGTGGCGGTACAGGCTTCCAAAGACGACACTCCCCGAAGATGGCTACTGCGAGATGTATCGGCGGGCGGTTGGTTGTCACGGTTTCGAAAACTTTGAATTTGGAGGATGCAGATCGAGAGCCTGA
- the LOC110615253 gene encoding protein NETWORKED 1D: MAAVAHADSKRKYSWWWDSHISPKNSKWLQENLTDMDVKVKQMIKLIEEDADSFARRAEMYYKKRPELMKLVEEFYRAYRALAERYDHATGVIRQAHRTMAEAFPNQVPFMLTDDAPAVSADGEPRTPDMPPIRTVFDPDELQKDALGISPSHSHAVKRHIAFTEESDAVPGRKGLKQLNDLFGTAEGRARKGLNFQDAEEKDQGMQNNGKSDIKARVPFESERVAKAEQEIVTLKNALAKLEAEKEAGLLRYQQSFERLSNLESEVYRAKEDSRGLNERASKAEAEVQTLKEALSKLNAEREASFLQYQQCLDKITNLENNISQAQKDAEELNDRASKAELEVQSLTQELAKLEAEKERILLQYKQCLEKISDLEGRLLHAELDAKRFNERAEKAEREVETLRQVLAKLTEEKEAAAVQYQQCLDTISSLERKLAFALEEGRRLNSEIDDGVVKLKGAEEKCLLLERSNQTMRTELESAAQIMASQREELTEKQKELGRLWTSIQDERLRFMEAETAFQTLQHLHSRSQEELRSMASELQNRTQILQDLEARNQSLQNEVEEVKVENRGLTEVNLSSALTIENLQGEVSSLRDKIGKLEAEVELRVDQRNALQQEIYCLKEELNDMNKKHQDIMDQAESVGFSPECLGSSVKALQDENTKLKEVCERERSQNVALLEKLEIMEKLVEKNALLENSISDLNIELEGVRERVQALEKSYQSLLEEKSTLVSDKATLFSQLRIATDNLEKLTEKNNFLENSLLDANAEVEGLRVKSKSLQELCMLLDNEKSDLATVKGNLISQLENTQKIHEDLEKNFRELQQKYSTLVEERESTLHEVEELRVHLNAQKQEYASHAQLSESRLAGMATQIQLLQEDGLCVKKEHEEGLDKAFYAMTDIFILQKCVQDLEKNNLSLFLEYQKLLEASKLSEKLISELKHENLQQHMEVKSLYDQIDVLRVGLYTVLRTLGLDVKQGCEDKAEQDQMLLNHALDKLHETHNFLFEMQDKNQQLIIENTVLVTLLGQLQQEVANLVTAKNTLHQELASRSEQFLVLHGKNQKLAEVNEELRLMIMEKDCKEENLKAELKTLQRRLLDLQGDYQNLQKENCKVVNEQRLLMKSVSDLGEEKCNLEDENCAIFAETLSLSTMSLIFRDIVTEKCLDIKELSENLDTLHYVNNCLNDKVKIMEEELLELSVIQDEKRELHKMVENLKCKYDEAELIRLDQEKQIIKLSADCDQQIKVVECTGEANRELEIELGKLIGERLEAKIREDSLNCELQKGRNEVEWWESQASALFGELQISTVQQALFEGKVHELIEATESLEGRNCLNAREIDQLKERVSTLELDNEELKSQITAHVTAFISLRDCITSLENHTLSPATFHGVHKKEEKDATFAVHAESCQQISDDRTAMRPAGVLDLQDLQIRIVAIEEAVKERERLVILENSNVNSKLADAIRQIEEMKSKSSLHGEAVEAGEHENQNLDDKELGSETDNNLRLQNDISEEGNGVMTKDIMLDHVSECSSYGISRRETAEANDQMLEIWETTDKDASIDLTVEKAQKGTAALTEKKRNKDHPSMESMVEKDVSVDKLEISKRSSGSRRELNERKILERLDSDAQKLTNLQITVQDLKKKVEITDKNKKGKGIEYDNVKDQLEESEEAIMKLFDVNRKLMKSIENESFSLDEKSALALDESGSVRKRRISEQARRGSEKIGRVQLEVQKLQFLLLKLDDQNKSRGKTKIIERKTRVKLRDYLYGGTRSSQKRKKGHFCACVHPPTKGD, from the exons ATGGCAGCTGTGGCGCACGCAGATTCTAAACGTAAATATTCCTGGTGGTGGGACAGCCACATAAGCCCCAAAAACTCAAAATGGCTTCAAGAGAATCTTACAG ATATGGATGTCAAAGTCAAACAAATGATTAAACTTATTGAAGAAGATGCAGATTCTTTTGCAAGGAGGGCAGAGATGTACTATAAGAAACGCCCAGAGCTTATGAAATTGGTTGAAGAGTTTTACAGAGCATATCGTGCCTTGGCTGAAAGATATGATCATGCAACTGGAGTGATTCGCCAGGCACATCGAACAATGGCAGAAGCATTTCCCAACCAAGTCCCTTTCATGTTGACTGATGATGCACCTGCAGTTTCTGCTGATGGTGAGCCCCGTACGCCTGACATGCCACCAATACGCACGGTTTTTGATCCTGATGAATTACAAAAGGATGCTCTGGGAATTTCTCCTTCACATTCCCATGCTGTCAAGAGGCATATAGCCTTTACCGAAGAATCTGATGCTGTTCCTGGAAGAAAGGGTTTGAAACAGCTTAATGATTTGTTTGGGACCGCAGAAGGAAGGGCAAGAAAAGGCCTTAATTTTCAGGACGCTGAAGAGAAAGATCAAGGCATGCAAAACAATGGCAAAAGTGATATCAAGGCTCGAGTTCCATTTGAGTCTGAGCGAGTGGCTAAAGCTGAGCAGGAAATTGTAACCTTAAAGAATGCACTTGCTAAACTAGAAGCAGAAAAGGAAGCTGGCCTACTTCGGTACCAACAGAGTTTTGAAAGATTGTCTAATCTGGAGTCAGAAGTCTATCGTGCGAAAGAGGATTCCAGAGGGCTTAATGAACGAGCCAGCAAAGCTGAAGCTGAAGTTCAGACTTTGAAGGAAGCCCTTAGTAAACTAAATGCTGAAAGGGAAGCTAGTTTTCTTCAATATCAACAGTGCTTGGACAAAATAACTAATTTGGAGAACAATATCTCCCAGGCCCAAAAGGATGCAGAAGAACTCAATGACCGTGCTAGTAAAGCTGAACTGGAGGTGCAATCCCTTACGCAGGAATTGGCTAAATTAGAGGCCGAAAAAGAACGCATTCTTCTTCAGTACAAACAGTGTCTAGAGAAGATATCTGATCTCGAAGGAAGGTTATTGCATGCTGAGCTAGATGCCAAGAGGTTTAATGAACGTGCAGAAAAAGCCGAAAGGGAAGTTGAAACCTTGAGGCAAGTTCTAGCCAAGCTAACTGAAGAGAAAGAAGCTGCTGCTGTTCAGTACCAGCAGTGCTTGGATACAATTTCAAGTTTGGAGCGGAAACTTGCTTTTGCCCTGGAGGAGGGCCGAAGGCTTAACTCTGAGATAGATGATGGGGTTGTGAAGTTGAAGGGTGCTGAAGAAAAGTGTCTTCTGTTGGAAAGATCAAATCAGACGATGCGCACTGAGTTAGAGTCTGCGGCACAGATAATGGCTTCTCAAAGAGAAGAACTTACAGAGAAGCAGAAAGAGCTGGGGAGACTCTGGACTTCCATACAAGATGAGCGTTTGCGATTTATGGAGGCTGAAACTGCTTTTCAAACTTTGCAGCATTTGCACTCTCGATCTCAGGAAGAATTGAGATCTATGGCATCCGAGCTTCAGAATAGAACTCAGATTTTGCAGGACCTAGAAGCTCGCAATCAGAGTTTACAAAATGAAGTTGAGGAGGTCAAGGTAGAGAACAGAGGCCTGACTGAAGTCAACTTATCTTCAGCTTTGACAATAGAAAATTTGCAAGGTGAGGTTTCAAGCTTAAGGGATAAAATAGGGAAACTTGAAGCAGAGGTAGAACTTCGGGTGGATCAAAGAAATGCTCTTCAGCAAGAAATTTACTGTCTGAAGGAGGAACTAAATGACATGAACAAGAAACACCAGGACATCATGGACCAGGCGGAATCAGTTGGCTTCAGTCCAGAGTGCCTCGGGTCATCTGTGAAGGCTTTGCAAGACGAGAACACAAAGCTGAAAGAGGtttgtgagagagagagaagccaAAATGTAGCTCTTTTAGAAAAGTTGGAGATCATGGAGAAACTTGTAGAGAAAAATGCTCTTTTGGAGAATTCAATATCAGATTTGAACATTGAGCTAGAAGGGGTGAGGGAGAGGGTACAAGCGTTAGAAAAATCCTATCAATCTCTCTTGGAAGAGAAATCCACTCTTGTTTCTGATAAGGCCACGCTATTCTCTCAGTTACGGATTGCAACTGATAATTTAGAGAAACTCACAGAGAAGAACAACTTTCTGGAGAATTCCCTTCTTGATGCAAATGCTGAAGTTGAGGGGTTGAGGGTAAAGTCAAAGAGCTTACAAGAATTATGTATGTTGCTTGACAACGAGAAGTCTGATCTAGCCACTGTGAAGGGAAATTTAATTTCTCAGTTGGAGAACACCCAGAAAATACACGAAGATTTGGAGAAAAATTTTAGAGAGTTACAACAGAAATACTCAACTTTGGTGGAGGAGAGAGAATCCACACTTCATGAAGTAGAAGAATTACGGGTTCACTTAAATGCTCAAAAGCAAGAATATGCTAGTCATGCCCAGTTGAGTGAGTCTCGATTAGCTGGTATGGCAACACAGATTCAACTGCTGCAAGAGGATGGCCTGTGTGTAAAGAAAGAACACGAAGAAGGATTGGACAAAGCCTTTTATGCTATGACAGATATCTTCATTTTGCAGAAATGTGTTCAAGATctggaaaaaaataatttgtccCTTTTCCTTGAGTATCAAAAACTCCTGGAGGCATCTAAACTGTCAGAGAAACTGATTTCTGAACTGAAGCATGAAAATCTTCAacaacatatggaagtgaaatcTTTGTATGATCAAATTGATGTGCTGAGAGTGGGGCTTTACACGGTGCTGAGGACTCTTGGACTCGATGTAAAGCAGGGCTGTGAAGATAAAGCTGAGCAAGATCAAATGCTTCTGAACCATGCACTGGACAAGCTTCATGAAACACACAACTTTCTCTTTGAGATGCAAGATAAAAATCAACAGTTGATCATTGAGAATACTGTTCTCGTTACTCTGCTTGGGCAACTGCAACAAGAGGTGGCAAATCTCGTGACAGCTAAAAACACCCTTCACCAGGAGTTGGCAAGCAGGTCTGAGCAGTTCTTGGTTTTGCATGGTAAGAACCAAAAACTTGCAGAGGTTAATGAAGAATTGAGATTGATGATAATGGAGAAAGACTGCAAAGAGGAAAATTTAAAGGCTGAGCTAAAAACTTTGCAAAGACGGCTGTTAGATTTGCAAGGGGATTACCAGAATTTACAGAAAGAGAACTGCAAGGTGGTTAATGAGCAAAGGTTGCTGATGAAATCAGTCTCAGACTTGGGAGAAGAGAAATGTAATTTAGAAGATGAGAACTGTGCCATATTTGCTGAGACTCTGTCTCTCAGTACAATGTCTCTGATTTTCAGGGATATTGTCACCGAAAAATGTTTGGATATAAAAGAGCTTAGTGAAAATCTGGATACACTTCATTATGTCAACAATTGCCTTAATGATAAGGTGAAGATAATGGAGGAGGAGTTATTGGAGCTTAGTGTAATACAAGATGAGAAAAGGGAGCTGCATAAAATGGTGGAGAACCTGAAATGCAAGTATGATGAGGCTGAGTTGATACGATTAGATCAAGAAAAGCAGATCATTAAACTCTCTGCAGATTGTGATCAACAAATTAAGGTGGTAGAATGCACTGGGGAAGCAAATCGAGAATTGGAGATTGAACTAGGGAAGTTGATCGGAGAGCGTTTAGAAGCTAAGATCAGGGAGGATAGTTTGAATTGTGAACTGCAAAAAGGAAGAAATGAGGTTGAATGGTGGGAATCTCAGGCTTCTGCACTTTTTGGCGAACTGCAGATATCTACTGTCCAACAAGCACTGTTTGAGGGAAAAGTTCATGAGCTAATTGAAGCAACTGAGAGCCTTGAAGGCAGAAATTGTTTAAATGCTAGGGAGATTGACCAGTTGAAAGAAAGAGTTAGCACCTTGGAACTTGATAATGAAGAACTAAAGTCTCAGATAACTGCACATGTCACAGCTTTCATCTCTTTGAGGGATTGTATAACATCCCTGGAGAATCATACTCTCTCACCTGCAACATTCCATGGAGTTcacaaaaaggaagaaaag GATGCCACATTTGCGGTGCATGCTGAAAGCTGTCAACAGATTAGTGATGACCGAACTGCCATGCGTCCAGCTGGAGTTTTGGACTTGCAGGATTTGCAAATAAGAATTGTAGCCATTGAAGAAGCGGTAAAGGAAAGGGAGAGACTTGTTATTCTGGAAAACTCCAATGTTAATTCCAAACTTGCTGATGCAATTAGAcagattgaagagatgaaatcCAAAAGCAGCTTACATGGAGAAGCTGTTGAAGCAGGCGAGCATGAGAATCAAAATCTAGATGACAAGGAACTGGGATCTGAGACTGATAATAATCTCAGGCTTCAGAATGACATCTCTGAAGAGGGGAACGGAGTGATGACGAAAGACATAATGCTTGATCATGTATCTGAGTGTTCATCATATGGGATCAGCAGAAGGGAGACTGCAGAGGCTAATGATCAAATGCTTGAAATATGGGAAACTACTGACAAGGATGCCAGTATTGACCTGACTGTTGAAAAGGCCCAGAAGGGAACTGCTGCACTGACTGAGAAGAAGCGCAACAAGGATCATCCTTCTATGGAATCAATGGTTGAGAAAGACGTTAGTGTGGACAAGTTagagatctcaaagagatcgTCAGGATCTCGTCGAGAATTGAATGAGAGGAAAATTCTAGAAAGACTTGATTCTGATGCACAAAAGTTAACTAATCTTCAAATAACTGTGCAAGACTTGAAGAAGAAGGTGGAGATCACAGACAAGAACAAAAAGGGAAAAGGTATTGAATATGATAACGTTAAGGACCAGTTGGAAGAATCTGAGGAGGCCATCATGAAATTGTTTGATGTGAATCGCAAGTTAATGAAGAGCATTGAAAATGAATCATTTTCCCTCGATGAGAAATCTGCGTTAGCATTGGATGAGAGTGGAAGTGTCAGAAAGAGGAGAATTTCAGAACAGGCACGAAGAGGGTCTGAAAAAATCGGGCGGGTGCAGTTGGAGGTGCAAAAACTGCAATTTCTTTTGCTGAAACTCGACGATCAAAACAAAAGTAGAGGAAAAACCAAAATCATAGAACGAAAAACGAGAGTTAAACTGCGTGATTATCTATATGGTGGGACAAGAAGTAGCCAGAAGAGAAAGAAAGGGCATTTCTGTGCATGTGTGCATCCTCCAACCAAGGGGGATTGA
- the LOC110615254 gene encoding protein ANTAGONIST OF LIKE HETEROCHROMATIN PROTEIN 1, which yields MAPPKKLKKSKKTSKKLKKKQKNKSKSVSVAPIDPKATDSDWWDSFWRKNSSSTDASVPSDEEEAFKYFFRVSKKTFEYICSLVREDLISRPPSGLINIEGRLLSVEKQVAIALRRLASGESQVSVGAAFGVGQSTVSQVTWRFIEALEERAKHHLKWPDSSRIESIKSKFEELFGLPNCCGAIDATHIIMTLPAVETSDDWCDQENNYSMFLQGIVDHEMRFLNIVTGWPGGMTVSRLLKCSGFFKLCENGEWLNGNPRKLSEGVEIREYVVGGASYPLLPWLITPDGSDERSDSWSTFNTIHEEARMLAVKSFLQLKGSWRILNKVMWRPDKRKLPSIILVCCLLHNIIIDNGDQLHPDVALSGHHDSGYGEELCKQVDPLGRTLRENVAEYLQHIKEKSLSK from the exons ATGGCTCCCCCAAAGAAATTGAAGAAAAGCAAAAAGACTTCAaagaaattgaagaagaaaCAGAAAAACAAAAGCAAAAGTGTGAGTGTAGCTCCCATCGATCCCAAAGCCACTGATTCCGATTGGTGGGACAGTTTCTGGCGCAAGAATTCTTCATCCACAG ATGCTTCAGTACCATCCGACGAGGAAGAAGCATTCAAGTATTTCTTCAGGGTCTCAAAGAAGACTTTTGAATACATTTGTTCTCTTGTAAGGGAAGATCTTATCTCAAGACCACCATCAGGGCTCATCAACATTGAGGGAAGACTTCTTAGTGTGGAGAAACAGGTGGCTATTGCTTTAAGAAGGTTGGCATCAGGTGAGTCTCAAGTCTCAGTTGGGGCTGCCTTTGGAGTTGGCCAGTCTACTGTGTCTCAGGTGACTTGGAGATTTATTGAAGCATTGGAAGAAAGGGCTAAGCACCACCTTAAGTGGCCTGATTCGAGTAGAATAGAGAGCATTAAGTCCAAATTTGAAGAATTGTTTGGGTTGCCAAATTGCTGTGGAGCCATTGATGCAACACATATCATTATGACCCTTCCAGCAGTGGAAACCTCAGATGATTGGTGTGACCAGGAGAACAACTACAGTATGTTCTTGCAGGGAATTGTTGACCATGAGATGAGATTTCTTAATATTGTTACAGGTTGGCCTGGGGGCATGACGGTGTCCAGATTATTGAAGTGTTCTGGGTTTTTTAAACTCTGTGAGAACGGAGAATGGTTGAATGGAAATCCAAGAAAATTATCTGAAGGAGTTGAGATCAGAGAATATGTTGTTGGTGGAGCTAGTTATCCTCTGCTACCATGGCTCATAACTCCTGATGGAAGCGATGAACGCTCAGATTCATGGTCCACTTTCAATACAATACATGAGGAAGCAAGGATGCTTGCAGTGAAGTCATTCTTGCAGTTAAAGGGCAGCTGGAGAATCCTTAACAAGGTTATGTGGAGACCAGATAAAAGGAAACTACCAAGTATCATCTTGGTATGTTGTTTACTTCACAATATTATAATCGACAATGGAGATCAGCTGCATCCTGATGTTGCTTTGTCTGGTCATCATGATTCTGGTTATGGAGAAGAACTCTGTAAGCAAGTTGATCCATTGGGAAGAACCTTGAGAGAGAATGTAGCAGAATACTTGCAGCATATCAAAGAAAAATCCTTATCCAAGTAG
- the LOC110616031 gene encoding sulfate transporter 3.1 codes for MGNADYVYPTSNVEGAHRVAVPPPQPFVKSLKYNLKETFFPDDPLRQFKNQPPSRKFILGLQYFLPILEWAPRYTLEFLKADLIAGITIASLAIPQGISYAKLANLPPILGLYSSFVPPLVYAMMGSSRDLAVGTVAVASLLTASMLGNEVNANENPKLYLHLAFTSTFFAGVFQASLGLLRLGFIVDFLSHATIVGFMAGAATVVCLQQLKGILGLDHFTHATDLVSVMRSVFTQTHQWRWESAVLGCCFLFFLLTTRYFSKRRPKFFWIAAMAPLTSVVLGSLLVYLTHAERHGVQVIGKLKKGLNPPSFGDLIFVSPHLMTAIKTGIITGVIALAEGIAVGRSFAMFKNYHIDGNKEMIAIGTMNIVGSCTSCYLTTGPFSRSAVNFNAGCKTAVSNIVMALAVMVTLLFLTPLFHYTPLVVLSSIIISAMLGLIDYEAAIHLWNVDKFDFIVCISAYVGVVFASVEMGLVIAVAISLLRVLLFVARPRTFILGNIPNSNIYRNVEQYPNASTVPGVLVLEIDAPIYFANSAYLRERISRWIDEEEDRLKSSAEASLQYVILDMGAVGNIDTSGISMFEEIKKITDRRELKLVLANPGSEVMKKLNKSKFIENIGQEWLFLTVGEAVAACNFMLHTCKPNPLKDDQSEAYNNV; via the exons ATGGGCAACGCCGACTACGTCTATCCAACCTCTAACGTGGAGGGTGCTCACCGTGTGGCTGTTCCTCCGCCGCAGCCCTTTGTAAAGTCTCTGAAATATAACTTGAAAGAGACTTTCTTTCCTGATGATCCATTAAGGCAGTTCAAGAACCAGCCTCCTTCTCGGAAGTTCATTTTAGGCCTCCAATATTTCTTGCCAATTCTTGAATGGGCTCCTCGTTATACTTTGGAGTTCTTGAAAGCTGATCTTATTGCTGGGATCACTATTGCTAGTCTTGCTATCCCTCAGGGGATAAGTTACGCCAAGTTAGCCAACTTGCCACCGATTCTTGGCCTCT ATTCAAGCTTTGTTCCACCACTGGTTTATGCAATGATGGGAAGTTCAAGAGATTTGGCAGTAGGGACCGTGGCTGTTGCATCTCTCTTAACAGCTTCTATGCTAGGAAATGAGGTTAATGCTAATGAGAACCCCAAACTTTATCTTCATCTAGCCTTTACATCAACATTTTTTGCTGGAGTTTTCCAAGCGTCTCTGGGCTTGTTAAg GCTGGGATTTATCGTGGATTTTCTGTCGCATGCAACGATAGTAGGTTTCATGGCAGGAGCAGCAACAGTAGTTTGCCTGCAACAGCTAAAAGGGATATTGGGTCTTGATCATTTCACTCATGCCACTGATCTTGTTTCAGTCATGCGTTCTGTTTTCACTCAAACCCATCAG TGGAGGTGGGAAAGTGCAGTTCTTGGGTGTTGCTTTCTGTTCTTCCTTCTCACAACCAGATACTTC AGCAAGAGACGACCAAAGTTCTTCTGGATAGCAGCAATGGCACCTTTGACTTCAGTTGTATTGGGAAGCCTTCTTGTTTATCTCACACATGCTGAGAGACATGGAGTTCAAGTG ATTGGAAAATTGAAGAAAGGGCTGAACCCACCGTCCTTCGGCGATCTGATTTTTGTGTCTCCTCATCTAATGACAGCTATCAAAACAGGGATCATCACTGGCGTCATAGCTCTGGCT GAAGGAATAGCAGTAGGAAGAAGTTTTGCCATGTTCAAGAATTACCATATAGATGGTAACAAAGAGATGATTGCCATTGGGACTATGAACATTGTTGGCTCTTGCACTTCTTGCTACCTCACAACAG GGCCATTTTCGAGGTCGGCAGTGAATTTCAATGCTGGGTGCAAGACAGCAGTATCAAACATTGTTATGGCGTTGGCTGTAATGGTGACACTCTTGTTTCTGACCCCTCTGTTCCATTACACTCCGCTTGTGGTGCTCTCCTCTATTATCATCTCTGCTATGCTCGGCCTCATCGATTATGAAGCAGCGATTCATCTATGGAACGTTGACAAATTTGACTTCATTGTCTGCATTAGCGCTTATGTGGGGGTGGTTTTTGCCAGTGTTGAGATGGGCTTGGTCATTGCG GTGGCAATTTCTTTGCTAAGGGTGCTTCTGTTTGTTGCAAGACCAAGAACTTTTATTCTTGGAAACATTCCAAATTCAAACATCTACAGAAATGTTGAGCAATACCCAAATGCAAGTACTGTTCCTGGAGTTCTCGTACTTGAGATTGACGCTCCAATTTACTTTGCTAATTCAGCCTACCTAAGAGAGAG GATCTCAAGGTGGATTGATGAAGAGGAAGACAGATTAAAATCTTCAGCAGAAGCCAGCCTGCAGTATGTAATACTGGACATGGGAG CTGTTGGGAACATTGACACCAGTGGAATCAGCATGTTTGaggaaattaagaaaattactGATAGAAGAGAGCTCAAG CTTGTATTGGCCAACCCTGGATCCGAAGTGATGAAGAAGCTAAACAAGTCCAAGTTCATCGAGAACATAGGCCAAGAATGGCTCTTTTTGACAGTAGGAGAAGCGGTGGCAGCATGCAATTTTATGCTTCACACATGTAAGCCAAATCCTTTGAAAGATGATCAATCTGAGGCATATAACAATGTCTAA